The Mobula birostris isolate sMobBir1 chromosome 1, sMobBir1.hap1, whole genome shotgun sequence genome contains a region encoding:
- the cox6c gene encoding cytochrome c oxidase subunit 6C, with protein sequence MSSVIAKPAMRGLLAKRLRFHLAIAVTLAFSVAGAFRQLVGERRKKAYADFYKKYDAMQEFEAMREAGIFQSVQPKKSK encoded by the exons ATGTCTTCTGTGATTGCCAAGCCTGCCATGCGAGGCCTGCTGGCCAAACGCCTGCGATTTCATTTAGCTATAGCGGTTACTCTAGCTTTCTCCGTAGCTGGCGCCTTCAGG CAATTAGTGGGAGAGCGGAGGAAGAAAGCATATGCTGACTTCTACAAGAAATACGACGCTATGCAGGAGTTTGAAGCTATGAGGGAAGCTGGAATATTTCAAAGTGTGCAACCAaagaaatcaaagtaa